Within Candidatus Dadabacteria bacterium, the genomic segment ATACGCAGACCTATACTCCGGACCCTTGCTCCATTTCTTGTGTAATTCGCTTACCTTGCCCATTCAGCTAAAACACGGAACCCAGGTTGATCACCACGACGATACCGTAGCCCAGAAACGTCAGGACCATCCCTCCAACTCTCATGAACATGCTTCGCTGTTTCATGAAACTGAAAAGAATTCCATGCATGAGTCTGCCGATCAGAAAAGCTATACCCGCAAAGTGCAAGTATGCTGAGGACAGATGATTAAGTTCCGCGACAAGCATCAGAATCAGAAACAGCGGTGCGTATTCGATTAAATTTCCATGTCCCCTTACAGCTCTGTTAAGAGTTTCCTGCGAAATCGTTTCGCCCTTCTTACGCAGAAAATCGGTAAACGGACTGCCCCTCAGGTATATGACTCTCACGCTCAGAATTATAAGAAATATCGCCAGAAGGCATGAGTAAAGAAGTGTTATTTCGATTGGCGGCATTCTAATTCCTTGGAAAATCAGGAAAAGTGCTTTGAAACAAGCGGATCATTGTCTATTTCCGAGATCAGGTAGCCGATCCCGTAATAGTCGCCCGAGTTGTGGTAGAGCTTTACTCCCTGGGGGGTCGTAAGGTAGTTTCCCGTCTTTACGGTCTGCTCAGGAAGATCGACCTCGTACACCGTGTAGCCGACCGTTCCACTTCCTATGTTAACCTTTTTCCGCTCTTCCCTTAGCCTCTTAACGCTTTTCGCGATCTCCCAGGCCTTTGGATATATGTGTCCTTTAACAAGAAATTTCATAACTGCCCGAGAAACTAAAGAATCTCCATCTCCACGCGGTCTATCAAACCGATGCACATCATTATCTTGTCTATGCCCGGGTCCCTTTTGTGAACGAAAATTTCCGAGAACTCTCCGCCGCAGTCCCCGCATACGCCCTCTTCGTCGGATTCCTTCTCGCAATCTCCGCAGTAATATGTCTTCAGGTTATACCAATGTAAAGAGGAATAAAGAAGTTCCCTGAAACCGCTTTTGCTAAGACACTCCCCCCACTCGGAAATCGCTTCGACCAGATTGCTGCGGTAGTAATCCGGTATGTCCGCCAGATGTCCCGAGTATATCTCTTCCTCCCCTACGTAAATTCTGAACAGTTCCGACATGGCAGTTAAATCAGATGGTCGACAGCTTTGAGATCAGCAGGTGATCGAGCAGAACAAGATTGACCATGGCCTCCGCTATTGGAACAGCCCTGGGGCAAAGACATGGATCGTGCCTCCCCTTTACCCGCAGCTGGGTTTTTTCTCCCTCTTTATCCACGGTGTCCTGTACCTGGGATATGGAAGAAGTGGGTTTTATGGCAATTCTCACTACCAGATCCGCCCCGCTTGTTATTCCGCCCAGAAGGCCGCCCGAGTTGTTCGTCCTGAAGCCCAGGGTGCCGTC encodes:
- a CDS encoding MAPEG family protein, whose amino-acid sequence is MPPIEITLLYSCLLAIFLIILSVRVIYLRGSPFTDFLRKKGETISQETLNRAVRGHGNLIEYAPLFLILMLVAELNHLSSAYLHFAGIAFLIGRLMHGILFSFMKQRSMFMRVGGMVLTFLGYGIVVVINLGSVF
- a CDS encoding chorismate synthase, coding for GPGCFPRVLCFPLYRPFPAEPRLVFICLGFFWGLALGWGFGVVERKGSQVNDLMYKKEDGTLGFRTNNSGGLLGGITSGADLVVRIAIKPTSSISQVQDTVDKEGEKTQLRVKGRHDPCLCPRAVPIAEAMVNLVLLDHLLISKLSTI